From Ficedula albicollis isolate OC2 chromosome 5, FicAlb1.5, whole genome shotgun sequence, one genomic window encodes:
- the CNTF gene encoding ciliary neurotrophic factor codes for MAAADSPSAALRRRDLCSRGIRLAGKMRADVVDLLDAYVEQQGLDASASVAAMEGVPLAAVERWDEQTGTQRLLENLAAYRAFRALLAQMLEEQREQLGEADAGLGRALAAVLLQVSAFAYHLEELLRLESRGVPGEEGDGPPAPSAVSGCHTLLTFPGVGRDIWSVSLNLTTPPGGNRPLFSGSTGRVGGDLQIRGAGQGCNPILPHQRLAES; via the exons ATGGCGGCCGCAGACAGCCCCTCCGCCGCCCTCCGGCGCCGCGACCTCTGCAGCCGCGGCATCCGCCTGGCCGGCAAGATGCGCGCCGATGTCGTCGACCTCCTGGACGCCTAC GtggagcagcagggcctggaCGCCTCGGCCAGCGTGGCGGCGATGGAGGGGGTGCCGCTGGCGGCCGTGGAGCGCTGGGACGAGCAGACGGGCACGCAGCGGCTGCTGGAGAACCTGGCGGCCTACCGGGCCTTCCGCGCCCTGCTGGCCCAGATGCTGGaggagcagcgggagcagcTGGGCGAGGCGGACGCGGGCCTGGGCCGGGCGCTGGCGGCCGTGCTGCTCCAGGTCTCGGCCTTCGCCTACCACCTCGAGGAGCTGCTGCGGCTGGAGAGCCGCGGGGTCCCCGGCGAGGAGGGGGACGGGCCGCCggcccc ctcagcagtgtCCGGGTGTCACACCCTCCTCACCTTCCcgggggtgggcagggacatctgGAGTGTGTCCTTGAACCTCACCACCCCACCAGGTGGGAACAGACCTCTTTTCTCCGGCAGCACAGGCCGGGTAGGAGGTGACCTTCAGATCCGGGGAGCCGGCCAAGGCTGCAACCCGATCCTCCCACATCAGCGGCTGGCAGAGAGCTGA
- the DTX4 gene encoding E3 ubiquitin-protein ligase DTX4: MDVGITIQRAYEKQHPWVDLSAIGFCYVIDFATMGQINRQTQRKRRVRRRLDMVYPLVSGTLPKSQSWPASPGAAAGAGASSSPPGVGGGKGSRPGLGTLNRSHLQRLAIAQSRVLIASGVPTVPVKNLTGSSPVNPALAGITGILMSAAGLPVCLTRPPKLVLHPPPVSKSEIQSIPGISHSCRKTTKKQAKKGKTPEEVLKKYLQKVRHPPDEDCTICMERLSAPSGYKGPQPAVKPDLVGKLVKCSHVFHLHCLVAMYNNGNKDGSLQCPTCKTIYGVKTGTQPPGKMEYHIIPHALPGHADCKTIRIIYNIPPGVQGPEHPNPGKSFTARGFPRHCYLPDSEKGRKVLKLLLVAWDRRLIFAIGTSSTTGESDTVIWNEIHHKTEFGSNLTGHGYPDINYLDNVLAELAAQGITEESLAQEKD; this comes from the exons ATGGACGTGGGCATCACCATCCAGCGCGCCTACGAGaagcagcacccctgggtggACCTGAGCGCCATCGGCTTCTGCTACGTCATCGACTTCGCCACCATGGGCCAGATCAACCGGCAGACCCAGCGCAAGCGCCGCGTGCGCCGCCGCCTCGACATGGTGTACCCGCTGGTGTCGGGCACCCTGCCCAAGTCGCAGTCGTGGCCGGCCAGCCCCGGGGCGGCggcg ggggccggcgcTTCCAGCAGCCCCCCCGGCGTGGGCGGCGGCAAAGGCTCCCGGCCCGGCCTGGGCACCCTGAACCGCAGCCACCTGCAGCGCCTGGCCATCGCCCAGTCCCGCGTGCTCATCGCCTCGGG GGTCCCCACCGTCCCTGTGAAGAACCTCACTGGCTCCAGCCCCGTCAACCCAGCGCTGGCAG GTATCACGGGGATCCTCATGAGCGCGGCCGGGCTGCCTGTGTGCCTGACCCGGCCCCCCAAGCTGGTGCTGCACCCCCCGCCCGTCAGCAAGAGCGAGATCCAGTCCATCCCCGGCATCTCCCACTCCTGCCGCAAGACCACCAAGAAACAGGCCAAGAAGG GTAAAACCCCAGAGGAGGTGCTGAAGAAATACCTGCAGAAGGTGCGGCATCCGCCGGATGAG gACTGCACCATCTGCATGGAGCGGCTCTCTGCCCCCTCTGGCTACAAGGGGCCCCAGCCAGCCGTCAAGCCTGACCTCGTGGGGAAGCTGGTCAAGTGCAGCCACGTCTTCCACCTTCACTGCCTGGTGGCCATGTACAACAACGGCAACAAG GATGGGAGTCTGCAGTGTCCCACCTGCAAAACCATCTATGGGGTGAAGACAGGGACGCAGCCTCCTGGGAAGATGGAATATCACATCATCCCGCACGCGCTGCCCGGCCACGCCGACTGCAAAACCATCCGCATCATCTACAACATCCCCCCGGGGGTGCAG GGACCAGAGCATCCAAACCCTGGGAAGAGTTTCACGGCCCGTGGCTTCCCTCGGCACTGCTACCTGCCAGACAGCGAGAAGGGCAGGAAG GTACTGAAGTTGCTGCTGGTGGCCTGGGACCGGCGGCTGATCTTCGCCATCGGGACCTCCAGCACCACGGGCGAGTCGGACACGGTGATCTGGAACGAGATCCACCACAAGACCGAGTTCGGCTCCAACCTCACCGGCCACGGCTACCCCGACATCAACTACCTGGACAATGtcctggctgagctggcagcccagggcatCACAGAGGAGAGCCTGGCGCAGGAGAAGGACTGA